The following proteins are encoded in a genomic region of Populus nigra chromosome 16, ddPopNigr1.1, whole genome shotgun sequence:
- the LOC133675282 gene encoding protein DEFECTIVE IN MERISTEM SILENCING 3-like — protein MFQPSNHSQDASSSALMQVDPKETSIVVRDEMQNGRFPQAQTILYNSKKLQEDLHVLGMKIKHHEDNIKFLKSHKNKLDDSILDLQVTLGKYHSSTMPNNENDAHYSNQSEDETMEQILQHEKSAAGILCRLKMSHGTQISHPSFTNDVLGVVATLGKVDDDNLGRLFSEYLGVETMLAIVCKTYEGVKALETYDKEGQINKDSGLHGLGASIGKELDGRFLVFCLENLRPYCGEFVVDDPQRRLDLLKPKLPNGECPPGFIGFAVNMINVEFTNLFYLTGSGYGLRETLFYNLFSRLQVYRTREDMVLALPCISDGAISLDGGMMKGTGIFSLGNRNNVDVRFPKLSVTSTLPDNYIDTEKQLKETKWKREKMLEDIKREQALLDAAKQSFERKKEEFVKFLAQSSAYASQMQTGLTPR, from the exons atgtttcaaccCAGCAACCATTCTCAG gatgCATCATCGTCTGCATTAATGCAAGTGGATCCAAAAGAAACTAGTATTGTTGTGAGGGATGAGATGCAAAATGGAAGATTCCCACAAGCCCAAACCATCCTCTACAATTCTAAG AAACTTCAAGAAGATTTGCATGTGCTAGGGATGAAAATCAAACATCATGAGGACAACATTAAGTTTCTGAAGAgtcacaaaaacaaattagatgATTCCATTCTTGATCTGCAAG TTACCCTTGGCAAATATCATTCTTCAACAATGccaaataatgaaaatgatgCCCATTACTCCAATCAGAGTGAGGATGAAACAATGGAACAAATTCTACAGCATGAAAAATCTGCTGCGGGCATTTTGTGCCGGCTGAAAATGAGCCATGGCACTCAAATTTCACATCCGTCATTTACCAACGATGTGCTTGGTGTTGTTGCTACACTTGGCAAGGTAGATGATGATAACCTTGGCAG GCTTTTTTCCGAGTACTTGGGTGTGGAGACTATGCTGGCAATTGTCTGTAAGACATATGAAGGTGTAAAAGCTCTAGAAACATATGACAAGGAAGGCCAGATAAATAAAGACTCCGGCCTTCATGGCCTTGGCGCTTCTATTGGGAAGGAATTGGATGGTCGATTTCTTGTCTTTTGTCTTGAAAATCTAAG ACCCTATTGCGGTGAATTTGTGGTGGATGACCCACAAAGGAGGCTTGATCTCCTTAAGCCAAAATTACCTAACGGGGAGTGCCCACCTGGGTTTATTGGCTTTGCTGTAAATATGATCAACGTGGAATTCACAAACTTATTTTATCTCACAGGCAGCGGATATGGTCTTAGAGAGACTCTATTTTATAATCTGTTCTCCCGTCTACAAGTTTATAGAACAAGGGAAGACATGGTACTCGCTCTTCCTTGTATAAGTGATGGAGCCATTTCACTGGATGGAGGAATGATGAAGGGTACTGGTATCTTTTCTCTAGGTAATCG GAATAATGTGGATGTAAGATTCCCAAAATTGTCTGTGACATCAACCCTGCCTGACAACTACATTGACACCGAGAAGCAGCTCAAGGAGACAAAatggaaaagggaaaaaatgctGGAGGATATAAAGAGAGAACAAGCACTATTAGATGCTGCAAAGCAAAGTTTTGAGAGAAAGAAGGAAGAGTTTGTTAAATTTCTGGCTCAAAGCTCAGCATATGCAAGTCAG ATGCAGACAGGACTTACACCAAGATAA